AGGCTTCCAGCAGCTCATTCTCCATCACATTGGACAGGGCCATAATATTAATGGTCGTCTCATAGCCCAGGTCATGGAATGTCTGCACCAGTTGAAGAGCCTTGTCCACATCCTTGCTGTAACAAGCCACACGGATCAGATCGAGCATGCTCTCGCTGCGTGGCAGAATATCATTCTCGTCCACACGGCCGATATCGACCAGAGCCGACAGCTTCGTATGCCCCTTTTGCGGAATAACCTTGCGCAGGAAGTCATCATTCAAAAAGCGCCAAGGGCCTGCACCCTCTGCCCCTTTGAGCAGCTTCGGCGAGTTCTTATATCCGATTTCCATATAATCAACACCGGCTTCATTCAGTCCGGCATATAATTTCTGAACAAATTCAATGCTGAAATCCCAGTTATTCACCAATCCCCCATCACGGATGGTACAATCGACAATTTTACTATGATTAGTCTTCACAATCTGTTCTCCCTTCGGGGTATCTCTTAAGTACTATGCTTATATTATCGTTCAATCATACTTTAATGAAGAAGATATTGTAAAGAAAATTTCAGCAATCTTCATATCGATTTTCGCGAACAGAAACAATGACATTAATCACAGAAAAAATGGAAGTAAAATGCTACATTACAAGAAATCATTGAGATTGATTATCAGTCTCTTTCGGAGGGATAACAATGGCTCTAACATCCTGCTCCTTGCTGCGTTTGCAACCAGGCACTACAGGCTCCATTCAAAGAATTGAAGGCATGAATCCTATCTTGCGCCGCCGTCTGGCCGATCTGGGAGTATCTGAGGGTGTAATGATCCGTCTCAAGGGTAAAGGGCCTTTCATGGGTCCGATTACGCTTGAATGCAACGGTCAGTTATTTGCTATCCGGCGGAAGGAAGCATCTATGATAGAGGTGAAGGTATCATGAGCTCTATAGCACTTGTGGGGAATCCCAACACTGGGAAAACCTCGCTGTTCAATACCCTGACTTCTTCCTACGAATACGTGGGGAACTGGGCAGGCGTTACGGTTGAGAAAAAGATCGGCAGTCTCAAGAACGGAGCCGGCAAGCTGATCGATCTGCCCGGAATCTACTCTCTTCACCCCCTCTCCCGCGATGAGGGCGTAGCCGCACAATATCTGATCGAAGAAACCCCTGAAGCGCTTATCAATATTGTCGATGCCTCGCAGTTGGAACGGAACCTGCTGCTTACGCTGCAACTGCTGGAATACGGCAAGCCGACGATCCTCGGATTGAATATGACCGATGTCGCCAAAGCACGCGGCATTCAGGTGAATCCCGACATCCTTAAGGAACGTCTCGGTGTCCCCGTACTGCCGCTGATTGCCCGGACAGGCAAGGGAACCAGTCAGGTGCTTAGCGTGCTGGAACAGCCCTCCCACATCCCGCCTGTTACCTTCCAGTTGAATTATGGCGAAATCGCTGAGGAAGCGATAGCCTCCATTGTTGCACAATTGCAGAAGACCTCTGGTCTGCCTA
The sequence above is a segment of the Paenibacillus sp. FSL R7-0204 genome. Coding sequences within it:
- a CDS encoding FeoA family protein, which encodes MALTSCSLLRLQPGTTGSIQRIEGMNPILRRRLADLGVSEGVMIRLKGKGPFMGPITLECNGQLFAIRRKEASMIEVKVS